The genomic interval aagaaaaagatattttgtagataaaaacaatcgtttcttttattgtataATTGTAAGTATTTTCCGAAAAAAGAATTCTAAATCAACCTGATGGAGCAATCCAAAACTATAATTCAAAAAGAGGAAACAGTATCTTTTTGACATCCACTAGTTTGAACAACCATGAGAATGAATCAAAAATGAATACCCAGGGAATACTCAGGCTTACAGTACGACATTGCAGTCTGATTGACTATGCCTAATAGAGTAAGAACcgatttgtttgtttctttgtttgttttgggtttaacgccgtttttcagcagtatttcagttatgtaacggtggcctggcagttaacctaaccagtgttcctggattctataccagtactaacctgttctccgcaagtaactgccaacttccccacatgaatcagaggtggaggacgaatgctttcagacacaatgtattttatcaagtcgtcacggagaacatatgccacgcccggggatcgaactcacgaccccgcgacccTAAGATCGGCGCTATGCCttatgagctaagcgggcgggcacagAGTAAGAACCGAAGTTGTTTGATAGTTTACCAAAGGAGTAATGAccaataatgtatttttttttctgcgaAACAATTCTACTCTTCTGATAGCAAACTATAATTTCAGAATCTGTTTAAAATCTATCGGTATTCCATACGGAGTTGTAAACTTTAACCAATCAACGTCATCCTGTTAATTTATATTCAAGGACTTCGTCAGAAATTACTTCAAGGTATAAACAACTCTTGGTAATCCATTATTATTGATATTTCAATTCCATTGATTACTGGTCTGTTATCTATaaagtatattgtatatatactgTTCATAGATTCCCGAGAGATCAACCAAtatacaaatttatttgaaaaacaaagatCTGAATTGACTGGTATTACGAGATTAAATTCATTGCATTTATTCTTTTTTGATAGTCTAATAATATTGACTATTGTATCCGGTTGTCCACAATTATCATAGTATATAAGGgaagaaaatatgcattttacaaATTTGAATGAAGATCCAACGTGCAAACAGTTATTCTTGGTAGTACATGTATTGATTTAATTTGAATACAATACACAAGACGAGTGAAAAGTTTTATACTGAACTACTACCGGTAAAATGGCGGACCCTTTGTTGGCTGAACAAGATGAAGAAATATTGATAGAAGACCAACAGGAcagtattttgaaaacattacgGAAATATTTAGGTCCAGACAGAAAGACATTCGGAAAAGAAGACATTGTAACTAATCATCAGAATACACAAAGCTACTCTAACCGCGGAAGCTCTGCTCGAAGGGAGACTGATGGAGAGATAGAATCAATTGCACCAGCAGATCATTATAAAGGTTTTGATATCACTTTAAGTGAACAAAATGAAATGGTGTTCACAAATACTTCCAACATGTTCACTTATTCGTCAGAGACAAACATACTCGAAAAGGGACCTGCGACGAAAGCGGTGAACATTGCAGAACAACAAACAACGGCACAAGAACACATGGACATCTCAGACATTGACAACCAATACCAATTTAACCATAAGAGAAGAGGACACATGGTCCTTTTTGTAAATAACCAAATTTTAAATGATGACGACCACAGAAAAGGAGCAGATGAAGATTTTCGCAAAATGGAGGAAATTAGAACTAAGTTTGGTTTTGAGCTATTAAATTCAGACATGACAACAAATCTCTCCAAGCTAGCCATGCAAATGGTACTCAGGAAAGCACAACAAATTGACCATTCTGATTGTGATTGCTTCGCCATAATGGTTAGTACCCATGGACAAAAACTTTCATCTCCGAGAAACAGAACTGGAGATATTTATGGGCTCTCGTGTGCAGATGGACAGATAATGGAATTAAGTGAAATAGTTAAAATGTTTGATGATGCCCACTGTCCGACACTGGAAGGCAAACCGAAACTGTTCTTTATTCAAGCATGTAGGGGTATGTATAAAAACTTATAGTACATGATTTTCTGCCAACGTTTCTCTCAAATTGTACAGAGTAATTAGAAGTAATATTATTTAACAGTAAACAGACCTGCATTAATGTTTAGGTAGCAAACACTTCCAAagcttttgtgttcatttttcttttattgacACAGTCATGTTCTATTACAGTATGCACATTCTGTTAAAATTGTCTTCTATCAGCTTGCCAGTCTACTTGAACCATATCTATGGAACGCCCTGACTATCTGATGTGATCAGCTATAGTTtcattatgttaacatacagtattaacttgtttaaagctgtgttattttgtcagtTTGCTGCACTgacttgtctactgaccatattttgttgtcaaacagacatgccattatgttagtatacagtattaacttgtttaaagctgtgttattttgtccatttgctatactgtcttgtctacttaccatattatcttgtcaaacagacatgccattatgttaaTTAACTTGTTTAAATCAGTATtgattttgtccgtttgctatactgtcttgtctaattgtgttattttgtatgttttgctaTACTTTATTCTGTATGTTAACACAATGACATGtttgtttgacaagataatatggtcagttgacaagacagtatagcaaactgACAAAATAGCACAGGGTTAAACAAGTTAATTCTGTAtgttaacaaaatgaaactataGCTGATCACATCAGACTATCCCGGCGTTCCATACATATCACTacagtttgtttttacttttagtGGAAATATGTACATGCACTTTATCATGTTCCTAGATCATTGTCCTTCCTTATACTTTTTCTTAAAGCGATTAATATACAGTGtaactttatgtacatgtaatgttTATTTCTCCCCTTATCTAAACTGAGATAAGTTAACAATAAACTTCCCCATACCTGTACAACTATTCatgaattaaaacatgtgtaagataaatgaaaacaatatatgaACTATAATCATTATGTAGGACAAAATATGGACGATGGCAGCAAGATCAGTGTGTCCGGTCCGCGCAGGACTGCAGAAAGTGGTAACGTTACATTTACCACATACTTATTTTTTACAGACATTAATACATAATGTCTAAGACACAGACATGATGCACACATTTCTGAAAAGTATTCGGTACTTTTATCATGGAAAACAAATATTAGTAATTATTCGAATCGCATTTGTTTCCTTTCTGATAAGAGaagttattgtttaaaagtaattgAATGCGACATGTTTGGCATGTTAACAAGTATAACACTAATACGCCCGCCTTCTGACTTTATTCAGTTTGTATTTTGTCTCAAATAGGAAATATAAGTTGGTCAACGACTGCGGTTACCTTTTCATTTCAGGGAATGATTCAGGGGGAAAATCGGACACAGCTGACACAAAAGCAAGATATGAATCTCAATCAAGAACATCAGTATATGAATCTCCTTCAAGAACACCAAGATATGAATCTCCATCGAGAACACCAAGATATGAATCTTTATCGAGAACGCCAAGATATGAATCTCCTTCAAGAATACCAAGATATGAATCTCCTTCAAGAACAACAAGATATGAATCTCATTTGAAAACAGGAAGATGTGAATCTCCATCGAGAAAAGTTAAATATGAATCTACTTCGAAAGCAACAAGATTTGAATCTCCATCGAGAACAGCAAGATTTAAATCTCCTTCTTCAAGTATTGTTGCAACACTATCAGATGACGACACACCATATTTAAATTGTTGTGATAACGATATGCTCGTTATGTTCGCAGCACCACCAGGGATGGTAGCATGGAGGAGCGAAGCTAATGGGTCCTGGATGATTCATCATTTACATGCAGTTTTGATGGAATATGATTTTAGGAAGCCCAAAAATTTGGTGATTGTGTTAACAAAAGTGTGTCGTTTGATTTCACAGTGTGAAACACATGTCCAGGATCCAAAATTTCACAAGAAAAAAGTTGTTTCTGTTATCGAAAGTAAGCTTAcgaaagacattttattttagaaaCCATGTCCATTGCTACAGTATAGTAGGAGATGATTCAGTtggaaaacaaaatattgactCGCATATTGTTTATATTACGAATTGCATTGTACAAAAAAGTCATAGTGCCGAAACGTCGCTAGAATTAACTGTAAAACTATTGTTAAAATGATCTTTCTAGTATCATTTAAGTTAGACCAAAATTAGCCAAATTCAGATATAAGTGCATGTTAACCATTAATGTTCAAAGAACTTTGTTGAATTTgattatttatatgattttgGTTACACCATAACTGTCATTATTGTTACAATCGTgttattatttgctgtaaatgtTTTCAGTAATTTAAATGTTTGGTTATCGACATTTTACTTACCAtcacaaatataatatatttatcttttttctgtCATATGTGTACAGCATACAACGATACAACAGAAAACACCATTATAAAAAGTACATAGTCATTCTAGAAGATTTGCGAACTGGCaaaaataaaagttacatatCTACGTCAGAAAACAGATGCCGTTATTGTGTTATGTCTTCGTTATCACAACTTAATAAACTATCGTCATTAGCAATCATCTGTAATCACTTGGTTTGACAAATCATCGTCATCAGTTTCAGTTGTCTGTAAAGTGATCAGAACattaacatcaaaattaaaagttgttcTGTGATAACCAATTTTGACAGATCGATCATGAAGGTCATTCCGTGTTCATATGCCATAACATGTGTTAATTTTCTATGTACATTTCATATAGTATTACCTGATCCATTTGTATCTATATCAACAATTTATTAATGTTCAAGTTATACGGAACGGTAGATTGTTTGGACCAAACAAATGGTATATATTTTGTCTCACAGCTGTTGCTGGAACATCCGCCTGTCATCTCCAGTTCTTTATATCAGTTTTGAGAAGGGGCACCTTTGACTTTATGCGATTTTCGTCCATATATAGCGACATGTCATTATATGTAAATAAAGTGTTATTTTTTCTGctctaataatttattaaaaataccaGTTGTGAACTCATTGACTTATGGTAGAACTTCAAAGTTTGCCGATAATCATAGTTATATTACATGTTTCTACATCTAAGAATAGGGAATTAACCTCTGTCAATATCTATCTATAAATAGACATTTTCTATGCAAGAAATCGTTTCAAGAGAGAGCTTATATTCGTATGACAAATTCATTATATTTACACTTTGCCCACATACTGTTAGATCTATAGAAAAATCCATACATACGTGCATTGAGTCATAAAGGACACCCAACCTGTACCCAAACAAAACAGGGTGGTTTTATAAACGCTGTATGTCGAAGTTTATATCGGGCTATTGTAATTTTCTTGCTATAATATCATAACTACAGAATTATGATCAAGCATATATGTGTCAAAAATTGTGCGTATGATAAGCATGTGCACTATAAACCGGAACACAATCTAGATAAATAATTTGAAGTGCTGTGTAATGCAGATGGACAGattaattgttattattaatgaAGGTTAACGTGTTTATGGCATTCTTATACTGAAGTTACATGTATACATTGATTTGTCAGTCATTGTTATGCTTAAGCCAGTTGAacgaatttaaatttttcataaaagcGGTGTATTTTATATGGACATAATAGAAAACGTAGAAACAGGTTAGTGAATATttgaatatcatgttacaaattgtgtgtttgaaatgtttgaaatgttatacATTAGCTATTGAAATATTAAGTAGGACATATTACTGATGATAATGCGGGTCATAACATTTGCTAGGTCGAGCATGTATATATTAGACCATGTTTAGTGTTTATAGATCAATTGCAAGCGTATGCCGGTATATAAGAACTGCATACGAAAAATATCATTAACTACATATATTTTAGATGTcttaaatgtattattattaGATTTTTGAAAAGTTCTAAACTCTTTATGGTCCtgattgcattattattttagatatttccGTGAAATTTCGATTGTTTAccgaaaataaaagaaatatcacGAATAAGTTAATTATCATCATCAATTGTTTTGGAATTTTCGTTTAATTATCTAGCTAAGTACTTAAGCACTTGATTGTTTATATAGCTATTACTAGTATAGAAATCCCAATTTtcttaaacttctactttcattttttatattttaccataTTTAGTAATCTTTTCAAATGGCCTTAAACAGTCCTTGAATGAAAGATAACATAACTCTCACTAATTGAAGATAAAATTAGCAATAACCTCACTCTGCACAAAATAATCATTGCATGATAAAAGTGCCTCCCAATCTTTTTCAAGTTAACAATGCCGACAGGTATCGCTAAATCTTACGACAATTGTCAATAAGTACGTGTAGACCTAGGGTCAACTTACTTAAGCGAACATATTTAACAAAAAGCAGAATAAATATTTGAATTGTTTAGTAAAAAGGTTTAACAAGCTACGACATAACACTGTTTTTCCCTGTGTGTTTCAGGTTTAAACCATATATAATCATTCACGAATGAACatatagaaaatagaaagaaGATACCATATAGACCACAACATCGAGGTATATATTGTTCATCTAAAATGACGGATATCTCATCTTTGGGAAATACCGATCCGTAACCATAGAAGATAATACTTATAAACATAAAGGAGgatgtaaaataaaaatggaaattgGTACAGTAAAAGTTCAAACAGAATTATCGGAAGTCACGCGACCGGTCCCAAACCAAGAGGATGGTACAAATTCAAATTTTCCGATTACAAATACGCACACCGTTATTGATTATAAAAAGAAACTCGACGGAATAGAGGTCGATCAGTTTACAACAAAAATGACGATAGAGAGTGAAAACACGGGAAGTTCTGAATCTGGATTAATTAATGttgaagaaaatatgaaatacgAACCATTACATGAAAGTGAAGAATCAAAAGGTGTTAAAGTCATGAGAGACGTAAAAGACGCACCATTGACTCTCGTAGATGAAGATGATGGTTTAATGAAATTTCTTGGGAAAGCGTGCGGAGTGGGAAAAGAAAGACTTATAGACGAGGATTTTGAACCGTACACGAAGCTTGCTAATAGTGGAAAGCAGAAAAATGAAGGGCGACAAAAAGCAAGTGATGCGGGGTTCAgtgaaaagaaattgaaaaatatgaataTGAACTATGACGCGCGTGTTGGTGAAAGGTTAGCGCACCAGGGTAATGATACTGTAGTGATATCCTCTGCGAAACAGACTGATAAATCAAGTACAGAGGATGAGGTAGCAAGTAAGGACATAAAACGTGTTCACAATGATTCACAATCTGAACATATCCATAAAAGTAGTGAACAAGAAACACAGGACGAAAAACAGCGTATGTATATAAAACGGTCAGAAACCCGAACTCCCGGTGCTAGGAAAGGGTCTTATCCAAATCAGACAAATGTACAGGTATTTCCGCCAAGCGGTCAAAATAATCCTCGTACTACTAATGCAATAAGCAGTGACACATATAATTTCAACCATTTTCAAAGAGGGTATATGTTCACGATAGTCAACGACCAATTTGCCCGCCAGTCTCCTAGGGATGGGGCCCACTGGGATTTattaaaaatgagagaaattgCCAGAAAGTTTGGTTTTCTATCTTTGAATTATAACCAGGAACGGAATCTTACAAAATCAGAAACTATGCACTTGCTAAGCAGAGCCAGGAATACGGACCATTCTGATTGTGACTGTTTCATGTTTATGATCAGTACTCATGGTTTGGAGCAAAGAAACTCCCTGAAGGGTGGTAAGGTTGACCACGCCCTTGTTTGTGCTGACGACCAGCTCATCTTTACAAGTACCATTATGGACATGTTCAACGATACCAACTGCCCTACATTGAAGGGAAAACCGAAAATATTCTACATACAAGCATGTAGAGGTAACAATATTTTCCATATAAATCTTTATTACACACACTCGTGTAAAAAATACATTACCAGTGATGTTTGATTCACAATTTATATATGTTGATGTTATATGTCATTTTTACTTGCTGTTtagtttaaaatgtcatttttatgtaaCTCACCATATGGATTTCATTTTCATAGCAAGTTTTGATATTTAAGCTGTTAAATGACATAGTTCTTTATTCAGATGTTCATAGTATCAAGGTTCATTAAATGGCAAACATCAACTTTATTTACAATCATATGTATGGTTTGAAATCATGCGAAGAAGTCAAGCCTAACTTTCAAATATGACTACAGATGCATGTCGAGGGAATCTAATACTTCCTATTGACACTTTAGAAGgcatttattatcatataaaactgtttcattttcattacaatatcaaaagaaaaaagctacatgtgggagacataatgatgtAAAGAATCTCATAAGATTACTATCAAATAACAtatggtaataaatgtaaagtatTTCATTGCTCAGTTTCATAAATTTGAGTGATTCGTACATGATTTACATGTCGTATTATTTTATACTATATAGGTGAGAAGTTGGACCATGGTGGTGATGTTTTTGTTGCCTATCCGAGGAGTGAGGATAAAACATGTAGCGCATCTAATGGTAATATTACATAATGAGTACAATGCTTTATAACAAATGCTACCA from Mercenaria mercenaria strain notata chromosome 2, MADL_Memer_1, whole genome shotgun sequence carries:
- the LOC123563302 gene encoding uncharacterized protein LOC123563302 isoform X1; this encodes MADPLLAEQDEEILIEDQQDSILKTLRKYLGPDRKTFGKEDIVTNHQNTQSYSNRGSSARRETDGEIESIAPADHYKGFDITLSEQNEMVFTNTSNMFTYSSETNILEKGPATKAVNIAEQQTTAQEHMDISDIDNQYQFNHKRRGHMVLFVNNQILNDDDHRKGADEDFRKMEEIRTKFGFELLNSDMTTNLSKLAMQMVLRKAQQIDHSDCDCFAIMVSTHGQKLSSPRNRTGDIYGLSCADGQIMELSEIVKMFDDAHCPTLEGKPKLFFIQACRGQNMDDGSKISVSGPRRTAESGNDSGGKSDTADTKARYESQSRTSVYESPSRTPRYESPSRTPRYESLSRTPRYESPSRIPRYESPSRTTRYESHLKTGRCESPSRKVKYESTSKATRFESPSRTARFKSPSSSIVATLSDDDTPYLNCCDNDMLVMFAAPPGMVAWRSEANGSWMIHHLHAVLMEYDFRKPKNLVIVLTKVCRLISQCETHVQDPKFHKKKVVSVIESKLTKDILF
- the LOC123563302 gene encoding caspase-7-like isoform X2 encodes the protein MADPLLAEQDEEILIEDQQDSILKTLRKYLGPDRKTFGKEDIVTNHQNTQSYSNRGSSARRETDGEIESIAPADHYKGFDITLSEQNEMVFTNTSNMFTYSSETNILEKGPATKAVNIAEQQTTAQEHMDISDIDNQYQFNHKRRGHMVLFVNNQILNDDDHRKGADEDFRKMEEIRTKFGFELLNSDMTTNLSKLAMQMVLRKAQQIDHSDCDCFAIMVSTHGQKLSSPRNRTGDIYGLSCADGQIMELSEIVKMFDDAHCPTLEGKPKLFFIQACRGNDSGGKSDTADTKARYESQSRTSVYESPSRTPRYESPSRTPRYESLSRTPRYESPSRIPRYESPSRTTRYESHLKTGRCESPSRKVKYESTSKATRFESPSRTARFKSPSSSIVATLSDDDTPYLNCCDNDMLVMFAAPPGMVAWRSEANGSWMIHHLHAVLMEYDFRKPKNLVIVLTKVCRLISQCETHVQDPKFHKKKVVSVIESKLTKDILF
- the LOC123563303 gene encoding uncharacterized protein LOC123563303, which translates into the protein MEIGTVKVQTELSEVTRPVPNQEDGTNSNFPITNTHTVIDYKKKLDGIEVDQFTTKMTIESENTGSSESGLINVEENMKYEPLHESEESKGVKVMRDVKDAPLTLVDEDDGLMKFLGKACGVGKERLIDEDFEPYTKLANSGKQKNEGRQKASDAGFSEKKLKNMNMNYDARVGERLAHQGNDTVVISSAKQTDKSSTEDEVASKDIKRVHNDSQSEHIHKSSEQETQDEKQRMYIKRSETRTPGARKGSYPNQTNVQVFPPSGQNNPRTTNAISSDTYNFNHFQRGYMFTIVNDQFARQSPRDGAHWDLLKMREIARKFGFLSLNYNQERNLTKSETMHLLSRARNTDHSDCDCFMFMISTHGLEQRNSLKGGKVDHALVCADDQLIFTSTIMDMFNDTNCPTLKGKPKIFYIQACRGEKLDHGGDVFVAYPRSEDKTCSASNDETTRRMRESFDVSDTNWGQDSWASDQTAAGQTTFTSSFQIPAAGQHHATGQTASARSYHAQPSSSHTPSFMVPKVPREQHRSPQYRHQTLHAPSRLVNKIYAPTPYAIVETPSLKCDNDMLVMFAIPPGMFAWRNTSEGSWMIDYLHQVLMAYDMRRPKNFLNLMTKVSSLMSRRTTNTPSAPSMHAKKAVSVIEHKLDKDIFFQQKVPVSEWVKKSKTFAL